The Christiangramia flava JLT2011 genome has a segment encoding these proteins:
- a CDS encoding cyclase family protein, with product MEIIDLSQEIYDGMPVYKVLPEVKICMHASHEEWNGEEIIGEPTPSVYKLEMSEHTGTHVDALSHMRKEDKGKSIDTMPLSMFYTEGLCLDFSEKGLKEIITSEEIQQKLKDIDETLKAGDTILLHTGHYQKHFNTENWPDGPGISAEAAR from the coding sequence ATGGAAATTATTGATCTGAGCCAGGAAATTTACGATGGAATGCCTGTCTATAAAGTTCTTCCTGAAGTGAAAATCTGCATGCATGCTTCGCATGAAGAATGGAATGGGGAAGAGATCATTGGCGAGCCAACTCCAAGTGTATATAAGCTGGAAATGAGCGAACATACCGGCACGCATGTGGATGCTTTAAGCCATATGCGGAAGGAGGATAAAGGTAAATCTATAGACACCATGCCGCTGAGCATGTTTTATACGGAGGGTCTTTGCCTTGATTTTTCTGAAAAGGGATTGAAGGAGATCATTACTTCTGAAGAAATTCAGCAAAAACTAAAAGATATCGATGAAACTCTGAAAGCTGGCGATACTATTTTGCTCCATACGGGTCATTATCAAAAGCATTTTAATACTGAAAACTGGCCCGACGGACCGGGAATTTCAGCTG